The Ignavibacteriales bacterium sequence GCTGAATGCCGACAGCTGAAAACTGAGGAAAAAATGTTATCAATAAAAAATCTGCGTGCAAATGTAGAAGGAAATGAAATTCTTAAAGGGATCGATCTGGAAATAAAAACTGGTGAAGTTCATGCTATAATGGGTCCTAACGGTTCCGGAAAAAGTACACTAGCTAATGTGTTAACTGGAAATAAAAGTTACGAAGTAACCGGTGGAGAAGTTTTATTTGAGGGAAAAAATCTGCTTGAAATGGATCCCGAAACACGTGCAAGGGAAGGAATGTTTCTTGCATTTCAGTATCCGGTGGAAATTCCCGGAATCAGTAACGCGACATTTCTAAAAACAGCTCTTAATGAAATTAGAAAATATAAAAGCGAAGCGGAATTAACTCCAAAACAATTTCTTGAGAAGATTAAGGAGAAAGCAAAAATTCTTGGTCTCGATGAAACGCTTATCAGCCGTTATGTTAATGTCGGTTTCTCCGGCGGTGAGAAGAAAAGAAATGAAATTTTTCAAATGCTGATGCTTGAACCGAAATTTGTTCTTCTGGATGAAACAGATTCTGGTCTTGATATTGACGCGCTCCGAATTGTATCAGACGGAGTGAATGTTTATAAAAATGGAAAAAATGCATTCCTAGTAATTACTCACTATCAAAGACTGCTCAATTATATACAGCCGGATTTTGTTCATGTTCTTTACAAAGGAAAAATTATTAAATCCGGTGGAAAAGAATTAGCTCTTGAACTGGAAGAAAAAGGTTACGATTGGATCAAAACAGAAGAAGTTGAGACTGAAAATGTGCGATTGGAGAAATAATGACCGGTAAAGAATTTTATATAGAAAACTTCAATACGTTTCAAAAGAAATTAAACGGAGAATCGAAATCATTTTTAAATGATATCCGCAAAGAAGCGATGAACAGATTGTCTGAACTTGAATTTCCGACAAACCGAAACGAAGAATGGAAATACACAAACGTATCGCCGATTCTAAAACAGAATTTTGTCCCGGCAGTTAATACAACAATACCAAATTTTACCAAGGAGGAGATCAAAAAATTTCTCTTTCAAGATTTTGATTGCCACTTATTAGTCTTTGTAAATGGATTTTTTTCTGAAGAATTAAGCAGAATCGATCAGCTTCCAAAAGGTGTTGTTTTAGGAAGTTTGAAGAAAATTTCTAAAGAAGATCCTCAAATTCTCAGCAGTTACATTAATAAGATTTCAAAAATTGATAACGCGTTTAACGCTTTGAATACGGCTTATGCGCTTGATGGTCTTGTTGTTATTGTACCGGACGGAATTGAACTCGAGAAACCAATTCAAGTTTTGTATCTAAACACAAGCGAGAACGAAGTAGTCCTTTCTCTTCCAAGAAATTTGATTGTCGCCGGAAAAAAATCATACGTAAGTGTTATTGCAAATTACAGCGGTTACGGAGAAGAAAAATACTTCAGCAATATCATTACTGAAGTTTTTGTTGATGAATATGCAATAGTTAATCTCTGCAAAGTTCAGAATGAGAATGAGAATTCATACCATATTGAAAAAGTGCAGGCACAGCAAAAGAAGAATAGCGTCTTCAATCATTACAATGTGACTTTCGGCGGAGCGATTGTGCGCAACGATATAAATTCTTTGCTCGATGGCGAGAATATCGAAACGCATTACTACGGTTTATATATGGCAAACGGAACGCAGCACGTTGACAACCATACATTTATCGATCATGCAAAACCTAATTGTATGAGCAACGAACTTTATAAAGGAATTCTCGACGATAATTCTCGCGGCGTATTTAACGGAAAAATTATTGTTCGCCAAGACGCGCAAAAGACAAACGCGTATCAGCAGAACAAAACAATTTTACTCTCTAAAGGTGCAACTATTGATACAAAACCGCAGCTTGAAATTTTTGCAGATGATGTTAAATGTTCTCATGGCGCAACAGTCGGTCATCTTGATGAGACATCGGAGTTTTACATTCGTTCACGCGGTGTACCGCAAGAACTTGCTAAATCAATGTTGATTAGAGCATTTGCAAATGATGTAATTGAGACTATAAAGATTGAACCGTTGAAAGAGCAGATCAATAATATGATATTTGATCATCTTCACAGAATTGAAATTGAAAATGAAAAATAGAACACGGATTATCATGATTTTATATGATTTTCGCTGATCATAAAAAATCATAATCATCATAAAAGTTCTGCGTTCCATTAAAAGGTGAAAAGTGATAACTGCAATCCCGGAAGTAAAAAGAAAATTTGATGTTGAAGAAATTCGCGCTGATTTTCCAATCTTAAAAAGATTAGTAAATGGAAAACCTCTTGTCTATCTCGATAATGCAGCAACATCTCAAAAACCGCAAGCGGTCATCGACGCTCTAACACAATATTATACTTATGATAACGCAAATATTCATCGCGGTCTTTACTTCTTAAGCGAACTTGCTACCGAGCAATACGAAACAACGCGGCTTAAAGTGAAAGAACTAATTAATGCAATGAGCGTTTCGGAAATTGTATTTGTCCGGGGCGCTACAGAAGCTATTAATCTCGTAGCATCATCGCTTTGTAGAGCAAAACATTTTAAGGATGGTGATGAAGTCATAATTTCGAATATGGAACATCACTCCAATATTGTGCCTTGGCAGTTAATGGGCGGCAGAAAAAAGACAAATCTGAAAGTCATTCCTATTAACGACGCCGGTGAACTGGATATGGAAACTTTCGAAAAAATGTTTAACGAAAAAACAAAGCTTGTCTCGGTAGTTCATATCTCCAATTCGCTTGGTACTGTTAATCCGGTAAAAAAAATAATTGAGATAGCACACTCGCACGGAGTGCCTGTTCTACTCGATGGAGCTCAGGCAATTCCTCATTACAAAATTGATGTGCAAGAATTAGATGCGGATTTTTATGTATTCTCCGGTCATAAGGTTTTTGGACCTACCGGCATTGGCATTCTCTACGGCAAAACAGAATTTTTAGAAATGATGCCTCCTTATCAAGGCGGCGGTGATATGATACGCACGGTTACGTTCGAAGAAACCACATTCGATGATATTCCAAGAAAATTTGAAGCTGGTACACCGAACATCGCCGGTGGAATCGGACTTGGTGCGGCGATCGATTACTTAAATCAATTTGACCGTCAAGATTTAATTGAGCACGAAAATTTTCTTCTCCAATATGGAACAGAACAACTTTTGCAAATTCCAGGATTGCGAATTATAGGAACCGCTAAAGAAAAAGCATCTGTAATATCGTTTGTGATTGAAGGGATTCATCCATACGATATCGGGACAATTATTGACACCGACGGAATTGCAATACGAACCGGACACCATTGCACTCAGCCGATAATGAAAAGATTTAACGTGCCGGCAACTGCGCGGGCATCGTTCGCGTTCTATAACACAAAAGAAGAAATTGAGAAGCTCGTTATGGGAATTCATAAAGTAAAAAAAATGTTTGCATAATAAAGAGAATTTTATTTTGAACTTTGAATCTTAGTGTCTTGGTGGCGGAAGTAATTTTAGCCACAAAGACACGTAGGCACAAAGAATAAACAAAAAGCGTTTGGAAAATTTATGATAGACAAAGGAAAATTAGAACAAGCGGTTATTTCTGTGCTCAAAACATGTTTCGATCCCGAAATTCCGGTTGACATTTGGGAACTAGGATTGATCTACGGAATTAAAATTGACGATGAAGGAAATATATATATTAAAATGACATTGACTTCTCCGGGTTGTCCGGTTGCCGGAAGTATGCCCGGCGATGTAAAAGAAAAAGTAAAGAGCGTTCATGGCGTCAAAGATGTTTATGTTGATCTGGTCTGGGAACCCGCATGGAGTTTTGACAAAATGACGGAAGAAGCAAAATTGGAATTAGGGTTTTTATAATTAATTCTGAGCGATGCGAAGAATCTCAATTTAAGTATTATGAGATATTTCGTCGCTTCGCTCCTCAATATTACAAGAAAGGCAGAAACATGTTTAACATAAATCAGAAAGCACCAATTTACGACCCTGAAGCAGTTCAACCGATGCGTGATGAACTTCTTTATGTAGGATTTGAAGAAGCCACCACCCCGCAAAAAGTTGAAGAGTTAATTTCAAATCGTGACGACAAAGCTGTTTTCGTTTTTATAAATTCAGTTTGCGGATGCGCTGCAGGAAGCGCACGCCCCGCTGCAGCGCTTTCTCTTCAAAACGATATAATACCGGATCGACTTGTAACCGTATTCGCTGGACAAGACAGGGAAGCGGTAGATCATCTGAGAAATAAATATCTCTCAAATATTCCGCCGTCATCGCCGTTTATGGCACTCTTTAAGAATGGAGAAGTTGTTTATACAATGCCGCGTCATCATATTGAAGGAAGAGATGCTGAGGATATTGCAAATGAATTGCAATCCATTTTTAATAAACAATGCAAAGCTCAAGGACCGTCAATTTCTCCCGATAAATATGCCGAGCTGGTTCATGCTGTAACATGCGGATCTAAAATACCGTTAAATAGAAATTAGAAGAGCATGAGAGTGATTGAAAAGATTGTATGTCATCACGAGTTCCGATTTATCGGGACGAAGTGATCTCATCTTTTTTTAGATTGCCTCGTTTCCCGACTTTGTCGGGATTCTCGCAATGACTTTCACTTAAAATAGTGAAATGAATTTTTTATAAGTGAAAACAATATGAAATTCAGTGCGCAAGAAGAATATGGACTTAGATGTTTACTCCGGATAGCAAAATTTTATTCCGTTGAGAAATCTTTGACTATTCCGGAGATAAGCCGCGCGGAAGGAATCAGTGAACACAATGCTGGTAAAATTTTGCGCGTGCTTCGCATCGGCGGATTATTAGAAAGTTCGCGAGGACAAATCGGCGGTTACACATTAACACGTCCGCCTGATCAAATTTCCGTCGGCGATATTTTGAAAGTCCTCGGCGGCAGATTATTTGATGATGAATTCTGCAATACTCACACAGGAGCAATGGACATCTGCACAAACTCAATTGATTGTTCGGTACGCTCTCTCTGGAAAATGATACAAGATTCCGTTGATTCAATTGTTTCTAAAATGACTCTGAAAGATTTAATGGTAAGAGAAAATTTTATGTATGATGAACTCAGCGGCAATTCAAAAATAAAAGAAGAGCTGAAAGAAATTGAATCTTAGTGATTAGTCATTGGTGGTTAGTGATTGGTATCAAATAACCAACCACAAACAACTAAACACCGATTTTCTGCTTTGCAATGAACGATTCATTTATTTATTTTGTTCACCGGCTAAAACAAGAATTACCAATGACTAAAAAAAGAATTTTTTTGCTTATCCTAGCAAGCACTATAATTGCAGCTGCTTCATCTTTTACCGGCTGTAGTTGTAACTGCGGTAATAACGGCAATGACGAAAGTTTTGTAAAAGGCTACATAACTGTTGTTGGCAATGAGCCGTTCACTAAACTTGCAGTTAAAACCGACGATGATATGATTTACATTCTACAGTGCAGTAAAGAATTGAAAGAGGAACTGTGGAAGAAGCAAGGGAGTTTTTACTATATCATTTATAGTAGTCTCCAGAAAGAAGAAGGAGATTCAACTATCACTGTTGAAAAAATTATTCCGTTAACTAAAGATGATAAATAATCTAAAGCGTGGGAAACATGAAATCATTTAAAATATATTTACCCATCCTGTTTTTTGTTTTTACAATCTCTTTTGCTCAGACCAAATTGAATATGCAGAAGGTTGATGAATCTGCTCTTTCTAACGGAGAAAGTTATCCAGTTGATGCGCGGGAATCAAATGAAGCTTTTGATAAAGCGAACGGGATTGATTACGCTAAGCTTGGCCAGCCGATTCAGACAAATCTTAAAAAAGTTGCATGGAACTTTACTGTTGGTAGTATTAAAAGCTGGATTGTAAGCGATCGTAGACCAGGTACTTCTACTCCTTTTTATCCAATTCCCACAACATGCCGCGCAGCTTCTGTTGGTTCTAATTGTTATATCTTTGTTGCGGACTCTGTTTGGGGCACACGCGTTACTCAAACTGCTGTTGATCAAATTAGGATTGCATTTGATTCACAAAATGCGGTACCTAATTCTAATAAAGGAATTTTTCAAACCGACAAAGAAACTTATGGTGATCCACCCGATGTTGATCACGACACTAAGATCATTATACTGATTTTTGATATTTTAGATAGTTACAGTGTAACACACACGGGTGGTTATACTGTCGGCTATTTTCATCCAATAAATGAGTATTCCAAATTGCAATACTCAAATAGTAATGAAGCCGAAATGTTTTTCCTTGATGCCAATCCACTTGATATATCAAATTCAAGCGGATTAATAACCGGGCTAAGTACACTCGCTCACGAATTTCAGCACATGATTCAATACAATTACCATGGAATGTTAACAGCAGCTCAACAAGAAACATTTTTTGATGAGGGATGTTCCCTTGTAGCGGAAGTAATTAATGGATATCCTCTGTACAGCCAATCATCTTATTATAATATAAGCACGAACAGATATATGTTAGGCTGGAATCCAAATAATGATGCAACAGATGTAATAAAAGATTATTCTCGCGCCGCACGTTTTTTCCTATACCTGAAAGAACAATTTGGTGTCGGTGTACTTAAATCTTTTACACAATCCACAAGAACAGGTATTAATGCGCTTAATATAGATGCTCTTCCAGCTGTACCTACTTCAAGAAGATTTAGTGATATTGTGGTTGATTGGTGGATTGCGAATTTTCTTAATGATAGAAACGTAGATACCAAATGGGGTTACATTTATCCGAATGTACCGAAAGTTCCAGCAACCACTATGAATGCAGATCCAAATGTTACATATAAAAGCGATGCCGTTTATAAATTGGGAGCTGAATATATCTCTTATATATCAGGAAATAATTTAACGGCAAATTTTAATACTAATGGTAAAACCGCATTACAATTAAGAGCGATTGAAACCGGTCCGGCTGGAAAGAAAGTTTCGGTTGTCACTCCGGGAAGCAATTTTACCGAACCAAACTTTGGTACAGACTATACAAATGTAACTTTCCTTGTTTGCCATAACGATAATAATGATGCTGTCCTAAATCCTAATTCGATACCATTCGCCTACTCCTATACTTCATCCGGTACTAATGAAAACAAGCCGACGGAAATCGCTTATGATAATACCGAGCCTACTGGTATTTGGAATTGGCCAGCAGGTGATTCAGTTGCTGTTGTGTTTGACGGTATTCCCGGTACAAAACTGGACTCAATAAGAGTTGCTTTAAGAACATTAAGCTCAATAAACGGTGGAGTTTGGCGTAAAGCTACTTCCGGTTCCGCTTTATTCGGAAAACAATTAGCTGTACCGATAACTGCAACTGGTAAAACCTATGTATCCGGCACTTATCCACCTCAATGGACGAACTGGGTAAAAGTGGATTTGCGAAACTACAATATAGATGCTAGCACATCCTTTGTCGTTTCATTCGTACTTGAAGGCACATATCAAATTGGTGTCGCAACAGGTCCGAATAGAATTATGAATACATATCAACCTTCATCAAATAGCCTAACCTATACTACCAATAATGATGTTAGAAAATGGTATAATTTTACTGTTGATGATACCAACCCTCAAGATTCGCTTATTGTTTATTTAATCCGTGCATACGTTAGTTTGCCGACAGGAGTAAAAGACGTTATTGAGTTAATGCCGTCATCTTTCAAACTTGCTCAGAATTATCCTAATCCATTTAATCCTAGTACCGTAATAAGTTATCAGCTGCCGGTTAGCGGGCAAGTTTCATTAAAAGTGTATGATATGCTTGGAAGAGAAGTAGCAACTCTTGTAAACGAATTCCAGCAAGCAGGAAATCATAATTCTCAATTCTCAATTTCCAATTCGCAATTATCCAGCGGGATTTATTTCTACACAATCAGATCCGGTAATTTTGTTGAGACAAAAAAGATGGTGCTGATGAAATAATGTAAAACGTAAAACGTGAAAAGTATAAACGTGAGACGCAAAAACGTGAAATGAAAGTTGTTGATAAAATAAAAAACCCGATTCTACGAACCGGGTTTTTTTGTTTTTAAAGAACTCTGAAATATTACTTCACAGCGGTCATTGCGAGGAATGTTCCGAAGGAATCCCTTCGGGAAAATGACGAAGCAATCTCAATTTGGATTCAAAAAGCAAGTTTTAGTTTGCTTCTCCCGCCTTTGGCGTGATCGCAAAGACAATCATCTTTATTTTCAAAAATTTTTATCTATAAATGAGAAAATGTTTATACTTTTTCTTTTGAGTAGATTGTACTCAATTCTTTCGGAACTCTATTTTTCCATGAACCTTTATGGTAAGCATAGCCGGCAATTAGCGGCATAGCAAGTGTAGCTTCCGAATAAACCATTTGCTCGTAAGTCGTTTCAACTTTACCCCATGAACTTGCTTCTTTTAATGTTGACGAAGAGAGAGCGCCGTCGCGTACATCAGCAACTGTAATTTGAACTGCGTATTTATGCATTGATGCATCTTCTTCAAGAAGTTCTGCTGCAACAACAATATCCTGCGTAAAGTTTTTAGGAACTCCTCCGCCTATCATAAAAATTCCGGTTTCTTTATTATGCAGTTTAATTTGAGTCAGTTCAAGAAAATCTTTTCCGGAATCAATTGAAACATGACTTTCGGGATTTTTTACCTGGTGCATAACAATTCCGAATCCGGCAGAGCAATCGGAAAACGCCGGAACGAAGATTGGAACGTTCTTCTTGTATGCGGCATAGATTACGCTGTCATCAACTTTCGGTCCGCCGTTCTCATCAAGATATTTGCCGAATTGTCTTAATAATTCCCGCGATGAATACGGTCTATGCTCGAGTGAATCGAAAATTTTTGCGGTTGTCTCATCACAGATACGCAGTTCGTCTTCATCAATAAATGTATCGTAAATTCTGTCTATATGAAGATCGCGCATAACATTATCATCAACAAAAGGAGTTCCGATATAATGCTTGAATCCGAGCGCTTCAAAAAAGTCCTGATCAACCATCACAGCACCGGTTGATACAATTGCGTCTACCATATTGTTATTAACAAGATCGAAAACTACTTTCTTCAAACCGGCGCTGAATAAACTTCCGGCGAGAGTTAGAATAACGGCACATTCTTTATCTTTAAGCATCATATCGTAAATTTTTGCGGCACGGCTAAGATCGCGCGCGCTGAAAGCCATCTTTTCCATTGAATCAACCAGCTTAACAACATTGTGCTCTTTTATATCGATATGCTGAATAGTTTCTTTCAAAAAATCTTTCTTTGCTGCCATTTTATTTTCCTTTGATAATTAATTTTTCTGTTTGCAAATATAAATACTTCTTATGAAAAAGCTATCAGCTTTCGGCTGTCAGCTTTCAGCTAAAAGAATTTTTTTGCGAGCGAAAGTATTCCTTGTTTCCACGGAACGCGGTGACTGATACCGGATTGATTTTTAAATGATTCAAGATTTTCCAGATACCATTTGTAATTTCTAACCAAAGCGTTTTTATTAGAATACTTGGGAGAGAATCCCAAAATTTTTTCTGCTTTCTCAATTGAAAC is a genomic window containing:
- the sufC gene encoding Fe-S cluster assembly ATPase SufC, translating into MLSIKNLRANVEGNEILKGIDLEIKTGEVHAIMGPNGSGKSTLANVLTGNKSYEVTGGEVLFEGKNLLEMDPETRAREGMFLAFQYPVEIPGISNATFLKTALNEIRKYKSEAELTPKQFLEKIKEKAKILGLDETLISRYVNVGFSGGEKKRNEIFQMLMLEPKFVLLDETDSGLDIDALRIVSDGVNVYKNGKNAFLVITHYQRLLNYIQPDFVHVLYKGKIIKSGGKELALELEEKGYDWIKTEEVETENVRLEK
- the sufD gene encoding Fe-S cluster assembly protein SufD — protein: MTGKEFYIENFNTFQKKLNGESKSFLNDIRKEAMNRLSELEFPTNRNEEWKYTNVSPILKQNFVPAVNTTIPNFTKEEIKKFLFQDFDCHLLVFVNGFFSEELSRIDQLPKGVVLGSLKKISKEDPQILSSYINKISKIDNAFNALNTAYALDGLVVIVPDGIELEKPIQVLYLNTSENEVVLSLPRNLIVAGKKSYVSVIANYSGYGEEKYFSNIITEVFVDEYAIVNLCKVQNENENSYHIEKVQAQQKKNSVFNHYNVTFGGAIVRNDINSLLDGENIETHYYGLYMANGTQHVDNHTFIDHAKPNCMSNELYKGILDDNSRGVFNGKIIVRQDAQKTNAYQQNKTILLSKGATIDTKPQLEIFADDVKCSHGATVGHLDETSEFYIRSRGVPQELAKSMLIRAFANDVIETIKIEPLKEQINNMIFDHLHRIEIENEK
- a CDS encoding cysteine desulfurase — its product is MITAIPEVKRKFDVEEIRADFPILKRLVNGKPLVYLDNAATSQKPQAVIDALTQYYTYDNANIHRGLYFLSELATEQYETTRLKVKELINAMSVSEIVFVRGATEAINLVASSLCRAKHFKDGDEVIISNMEHHSNIVPWQLMGGRKKTNLKVIPINDAGELDMETFEKMFNEKTKLVSVVHISNSLGTVNPVKKIIEIAHSHGVPVLLDGAQAIPHYKIDVQELDADFYVFSGHKVFGPTGIGILYGKTEFLEMMPPYQGGGDMIRTVTFEETTFDDIPRKFEAGTPNIAGGIGLGAAIDYLNQFDRQDLIEHENFLLQYGTEQLLQIPGLRIIGTAKEKASVISFVIEGIHPYDIGTIIDTDGIAIRTGHHCTQPIMKRFNVPATARASFAFYNTKEEIEKLVMGIHKVKKMFA
- a CDS encoding DUF59 domain-containing protein, encoding MIDKGKLEQAVISVLKTCFDPEIPVDIWELGLIYGIKIDDEGNIYIKMTLTSPGCPVAGSMPGDVKEKVKSVHGVKDVYVDLVWEPAWSFDKMTEEAKLELGFL
- a CDS encoding BrxA/BrxB family bacilliredoxin; the encoded protein is MFNINQKAPIYDPEAVQPMRDELLYVGFEEATTPQKVEELISNRDDKAVFVFINSVCGCAAGSARPAAALSLQNDIIPDRLVTVFAGQDREAVDHLRNKYLSNIPPSSPFMALFKNGEVVYTMPRHHIEGRDAEDIANELQSIFNKQCKAQGPSISPDKYAELVHAVTCGSKIPLNRN
- a CDS encoding Rrf2 family transcriptional regulator; the encoded protein is MKFSAQEEYGLRCLLRIAKFYSVEKSLTIPEISRAEGISEHNAGKILRVLRIGGLLESSRGQIGGYTLTRPPDQISVGDILKVLGGRLFDDEFCNTHTGAMDICTNSIDCSVRSLWKMIQDSVDSIVSKMTLKDLMVRENFMYDELSGNSKIKEELKEIES
- a CDS encoding T9SS type A sorting domain-containing protein; this translates as MKSFKIYLPILFFVFTISFAQTKLNMQKVDESALSNGESYPVDARESNEAFDKANGIDYAKLGQPIQTNLKKVAWNFTVGSIKSWIVSDRRPGTSTPFYPIPTTCRAASVGSNCYIFVADSVWGTRVTQTAVDQIRIAFDSQNAVPNSNKGIFQTDKETYGDPPDVDHDTKIIILIFDILDSYSVTHTGGYTVGYFHPINEYSKLQYSNSNEAEMFFLDANPLDISNSSGLITGLSTLAHEFQHMIQYNYHGMLTAAQQETFFDEGCSLVAEVINGYPLYSQSSYYNISTNRYMLGWNPNNDATDVIKDYSRAARFFLYLKEQFGVGVLKSFTQSTRTGINALNIDALPAVPTSRRFSDIVVDWWIANFLNDRNVDTKWGYIYPNVPKVPATTMNADPNVTYKSDAVYKLGAEYISYISGNNLTANFNTNGKTALQLRAIETGPAGKKVSVVTPGSNFTEPNFGTDYTNVTFLVCHNDNNDAVLNPNSIPFAYSYTSSGTNENKPTEIAYDNTEPTGIWNWPAGDSVAVVFDGIPGTKLDSIRVALRTLSSINGGVWRKATSGSALFGKQLAVPITATGKTYVSGTYPPQWTNWVKVDLRNYNIDASTSFVVSFVLEGTYQIGVATGPNRIMNTYQPSSNSLTYTTNNDVRKWYNFTVDDTNPQDSLIVYLIRAYVSLPTGVKDVIELMPSSFKLAQNYPNPFNPSTVISYQLPVSGQVSLKVYDMLGREVATLVNEFQQAGNHNSQFSISNSQLSSGIYFYTIRSGNFVETKKMVLMK
- a CDS encoding deoxyhypusine synthase yields the protein MAAKKDFLKETIQHIDIKEHNVVKLVDSMEKMAFSARDLSRAAKIYDMMLKDKECAVILTLAGSLFSAGLKKVVFDLVNNNMVDAIVSTGAVMVDQDFFEALGFKHYIGTPFVDDNVMRDLHIDRIYDTFIDEDELRICDETTAKIFDSLEHRPYSSRELLRQFGKYLDENGGPKVDDSVIYAAYKKNVPIFVPAFSDCSAGFGIVMHQVKNPESHVSIDSGKDFLELTQIKLHNKETGIFMIGGGVPKNFTQDIVVAAELLEEDASMHKYAVQITVADVRDGALSSSTLKEASSWGKVETTYEQMVYSEATLAMPLIAGYAYHKGSWKNRVPKELSTIYSKEKV